One Natrinema longum genomic window carries:
- a CDS encoding TIGR03557 family F420-dependent LLM class oxidoreductase produces MTQLGYTLSSEEHGPTELVDIARRAETAGFDFLSISDHFHPWVSAQGESPFVWSTLGGIATVTDDIEVGVGVTCPTVRIHPVNVAHAVATVDEMLGDRFTFGVGTGENLNEHVTGERWPEHDVRLEMVDEAIDVMRSLWTGETTSHHGEYYTVENARLYTCPDEQPTTIGSAFGPQTAEWVAENADGLWCSGPKSEPVAAYEDAGGDGPKYTQLHGCYADSEAEAIETVLEQWPNGSIPGELGQELPTPAHFEQAAGMVENEDIAEAGTTTEPNPQAHIDSIEEAIDAGYDHVYFHQIGDEQERAIEFYEEEVLPSFE; encoded by the coding sequence ATGACCCAACTCGGGTACACCCTCTCGAGCGAGGAGCACGGGCCGACGGAACTGGTCGACATCGCCCGTCGCGCCGAGACGGCCGGTTTCGATTTCCTCTCGATCTCGGATCACTTCCATCCGTGGGTGTCCGCCCAGGGGGAGTCACCGTTCGTCTGGTCGACGCTCGGCGGCATCGCGACGGTGACCGACGACATCGAGGTCGGCGTCGGCGTCACCTGCCCGACGGTCCGGATCCATCCGGTCAACGTCGCCCACGCGGTCGCCACCGTCGACGAGATGCTCGGCGATCGCTTCACCTTCGGCGTCGGTACCGGTGAGAACCTCAACGAACACGTCACCGGCGAGCGCTGGCCCGAACACGACGTGCGCCTCGAGATGGTAGACGAAGCGATAGACGTCATGCGCTCGCTGTGGACCGGCGAGACGACGAGCCACCACGGCGAGTACTACACGGTCGAGAACGCGCGGCTCTACACCTGTCCCGACGAGCAGCCGACGACGATCGGGAGCGCGTTCGGCCCGCAGACGGCCGAATGGGTGGCCGAGAACGCGGACGGGCTCTGGTGTTCCGGCCCGAAATCCGAGCCGGTCGCGGCCTACGAGGACGCCGGCGGCGACGGCCCCAAGTACACGCAACTGCACGGCTGCTACGCCGACAGCGAGGCGGAAGCGATCGAAACGGTCCTCGAGCAGTGGCCCAACGGCTCGATTCCGGGCGAACTCGGCCAGGAGTTGCCGACGCCGGCTCACTTCGAGCAGGCCGCGGGGATGGTCGAGAACGAAGACATCGCCGAGGCCGGCACGACCACCGAACCCAACCCGCAGGCCCACATCGATAGCATCGAGGAGGCGATCGACGCCGGCTACGACCACGTTTACTTCCACCAGATCGGGGACGAACAGGAGCGGGCGATCGAGTTCTACGAGGAAGAGGTGCTGCCGTCGTTCGAGTGA